One stretch of Roseibium sp. HPY-6 DNA includes these proteins:
- the otnC gene encoding 3-oxo-tetronate 4-phosphate decarboxylase, whose translation MSSEEWTARYEMAKLGASLFERGFSVGTAGNISVRLSDGILMSPTNARLCDLDPDRISKLGMDGEHVSGDRPTKEVFLHQAFYDTRPEAGAVVHLHSTWATALSCLEEIDPNDCIPPLTPYVVMRVGTVKLVPYIRPGDPQSGELIRELGGRYAAVLLANHGPVVSGRSLFSAVCAAEELEETARLLMALDGRKVRYLTGHQVADLKQTFGTI comes from the coding sequence GTGAGCTCCGAAGAATGGACGGCGCGCTACGAGATGGCGAAACTGGGGGCCTCGCTCTTTGAGCGTGGCTTTTCAGTCGGCACGGCTGGGAACATCTCCGTCAGGTTGTCCGACGGTATCCTGATGTCGCCGACAAATGCGCGTTTGTGCGATCTCGATCCGGACCGCATTTCAAAGCTGGGCATGGACGGCGAGCATGTGTCCGGAGACCGCCCGACAAAGGAGGTTTTTCTCCACCAGGCGTTCTACGACACAAGGCCTGAGGCCGGCGCCGTTGTGCATCTGCACTCCACTTGGGCGACGGCTCTCTCCTGCCTGGAGGAGATCGATCCGAACGACTGCATCCCGCCGCTGACGCCTTATGTCGTAATGCGCGTCGGCACGGTAAAACTTGTGCCCTACATCCGGCCAGGCGATCCTCAGAGCGGTGAACTCATTCGCGAACTTGGCGGCAGGTATGCGGCCGTCCTGCTGGCCAATCATGGTCCGGTTGTCAGCGGAAGATCTCTTTTCTCCGCGGTATGTGCGGCCGAAGAGCTTGAAGAAACCGCCAGGCTTCTGATGGCACTGGACGGGCGAAAGGTACGCTATCTGACCGGGCACCAAGTGGCGGATCTGAAGCAGACGTTTGGAACCATCTAG
- the otnK gene encoding 3-oxo-tetronate kinase, which translates to MLIGVIADDFTGASDIANTLAKGVAPEGGLRTAQYPGIPKNKAAADIDAGVISLKSRSAPVEVAVADSLKALAWLRDQGCRQIIFKYCSTFDSTRQGNIGPVASALACKLNARNVVICPAFPAAGRSVYQGHLFVHDRLLNESGMENHPLTPMTDADIRRVLAGQIEGAVGHLPYPQVAQGTPEIARAFSEQAGAADFIVVDALQDRDLLAIGAALADAALVTGGSGIAMGLPRNFIASGQANGRKVEDRAVSGPGAILAGSCSGATLGQIEHHKANHPAFPIEVEAVMSGRVTAATLVDFVTSQCDPAPLVYSSGSPQAVKGFQEKFGREAVSDTLDTLFADTAQALLEAGYRRLVVAGGETSGAVAQTLAVTLGHPPMMIGAEIDPGIPVLTLGKADPVALALKSGNFGSADFFEKALRIMECGA; encoded by the coding sequence ATGCTGATCGGTGTGATCGCGGACGATTTCACGGGCGCAAGTGACATTGCCAATACGCTGGCGAAAGGCGTCGCTCCGGAAGGCGGGCTCCGAACAGCCCAGTATCCGGGCATTCCAAAGAACAAGGCAGCAGCAGATATCGATGCGGGCGTGATCTCTTTGAAAAGCCGTTCCGCGCCTGTGGAGGTCGCCGTGGCAGATTCGTTAAAGGCGCTTGCCTGGCTCAGGGATCAGGGATGCCGGCAGATCATTTTCAAATACTGTTCTACATTCGATTCAACAAGGCAGGGAAACATCGGTCCCGTTGCCAGCGCTTTGGCTTGCAAACTGAACGCCAGGAACGTTGTTATCTGTCCCGCATTTCCCGCCGCCGGCCGGAGCGTCTATCAGGGACATCTTTTTGTTCACGACAGGTTGCTGAATGAAAGCGGAATGGAAAATCATCCGCTGACGCCGATGACGGACGCGGACATTCGAAGAGTTCTTGCGGGTCAGATTGAAGGTGCCGTCGGACATCTTCCTTACCCTCAAGTTGCTCAAGGAACTCCGGAAATCGCTCGGGCATTCAGCGAACAAGCAGGGGCGGCAGACTTTATTGTCGTTGATGCGCTGCAGGACCGCGATCTTCTGGCCATTGGCGCTGCGCTCGCCGATGCCGCGCTCGTCACGGGCGGGTCCGGTATCGCCATGGGACTCCCGCGCAACTTTATTGCGAGCGGACAGGCAAATGGTCGCAAAGTCGAAGACCGGGCGGTGTCCGGTCCCGGAGCCATTCTCGCCGGGTCCTGCTCGGGCGCAACGCTCGGACAGATCGAGCACCACAAGGCGAACCATCCCGCTTTCCCGATTGAGGTCGAGGCCGTGATGTCGGGACGTGTGACCGCGGCAACGCTTGTCGACTTTGTAACGTCGCAATGCGATCCGGCACCGCTTGTCTATTCGTCGGGAAGCCCGCAAGCCGTTAAAGGATTTCAGGAAAAGTTCGGCCGCGAGGCAGTTTCAGATACGCTTGACACCCTCTTCGCCGACACCGCGCAAGCGCTGCTCGAAGCCGGTTACAGGCGGTTGGTCGTTGCCGGGGGCGAGACGTCTGGCGCAGTCGCACAGACACTTGCTGTAACACTTGGACATCCGCCAATGATGATAGGAGCGGAAATCGATCCAGGTATTCCTGTTCTGACCCTCGGTAAAGCCGACCCGGTCGCGCTCGCCCTCAAATCAGGAAACTTCGGCTCTGCGGATTTCTTTGAAAAGGCTCTCAGGATCATGGAATGTGGCGCGTGA
- a CDS encoding aspartate/glutamate racemase family protein, producing the protein MLSRPRLALIHATRVAIDPIEKAAKELWPEAETISILEEGLSVDRAVTTDLTKELSERILGLAHYAELAKSDGVLFTCSAFGCAIEAAANQSDIPVMKPNEAMFDAAFEYGDRVAMIYTFEPAARGMEQEFQEASASRGRSATLVSYFTAAALEAKRDGDEDTHDRLVAETAATIENADVILLAQFSMASAAPLARTKTAIPVLTSPDAAITEMRQRIKAVGRS; encoded by the coding sequence ATGCTGTCTCGCCCGCGCCTTGCCCTGATCCATGCGACACGTGTTGCAATTGACCCAATCGAGAAGGCGGCGAAGGAGCTTTGGCCGGAAGCCGAGACAATTTCGATCCTTGAAGAGGGTTTGTCTGTCGATCGGGCGGTCACAACGGATCTGACAAAGGAACTCTCTGAGCGCATTCTCGGCCTTGCCCACTATGCCGAACTCGCAAAGTCGGACGGTGTCTTGTTCACTTGTTCCGCATTCGGCTGTGCAATCGAGGCTGCCGCAAACCAGTCGGACATTCCGGTTATGAAACCGAACGAAGCCATGTTCGACGCCGCCTTTGAATATGGCGATCGTGTAGCGATGATTTACACGTTCGAACCCGCCGCAAGAGGAATGGAACAGGAATTTCAGGAAGCATCCGCGTCCAGGGGCCGGTCGGCCACGCTTGTTTCCTATTTCACGGCAGCTGCGCTGGAGGCCAAGCGGGATGGAGACGAGGATACCCACGATCGTCTCGTGGCCGAAACCGCAGCAACGATCGAGAATGCCGACGTGATCCTGCTGGCGCAATTTTCCATGGCGAGTGCCGCACCGCTTGCGCGCACCAAAACAGCCATCCCGGTTCTGACAAGTCCGGACGCCGCCATAACGGAAATGCGCCAGCGCATCAAAGCGGTAGGAAGGAGTTAG
- a CDS encoding isocitrate/isopropylmalate dehydrogenase family protein, whose protein sequence is MKIMTLPCDGIGPEIMAATLEVVEAVNRRFDLGITFKEEQSGFTSLRNHGITLREEVLDRARTEFDGVILGTQSHMDYPPVAEGGRNVSAGFRIGLDLYANVRPARSRSFIPNKAPDMDLVIMREATEGFYPDRNMFKGVGEMMPDPDMALSIRKITRHGSMRICREAFKLAMQRRKKVAAIHKANSFLMTDGLFLECFRDVAKDFPEVETEELIVDAFAALLVRKPETYDVVVATNFYGDILSDLASELSGSLGLAGSINANAETGLCCAQAQHGSAPDIAGQNIANPTSLILSAAMMLTWLGEQRREPKLMHAGQAIADAVDAVIDDPANRTRDLGGTINTDSFGRLVAETVSSRAQAA, encoded by the coding sequence ATGAAAATCATGACATTGCCCTGTGACGGGATTGGCCCTGAGATCATGGCAGCCACGCTTGAGGTCGTTGAGGCCGTGAACCGCCGTTTTGATCTCGGCATCACCTTTAAGGAGGAGCAGTCGGGCTTTACCAGCCTGAGAAATCACGGCATCACGCTTCGCGAAGAGGTCCTGGACCGGGCCCGTACCGAATTCGACGGTGTCATTCTCGGTACCCAGTCGCATATGGACTACCCGCCCGTTGCGGAAGGCGGACGGAATGTCTCGGCGGGCTTCCGTATCGGGCTGGATCTTTACGCAAATGTGCGCCCGGCACGTTCCAGGAGCTTCATCCCCAACAAGGCGCCAGATATGGACCTTGTCATCATGCGTGAAGCAACCGAAGGCTTCTATCCCGATCGCAACATGTTCAAGGGAGTTGGCGAGATGATGCCTGACCCGGACATGGCGCTTTCGATCAGGAAAATCACCCGGCACGGATCCATGCGTATTTGCCGTGAGGCTTTCAAGTTGGCCATGCAGCGCAGGAAAAAGGTCGCCGCAATTCACAAAGCGAATTCCTTTCTCATGACCGACGGCCTCTTCCTTGAGTGCTTCCGCGATGTCGCGAAAGACTTCCCGGAAGTGGAAACAGAGGAACTGATCGTCGACGCATTCGCCGCCTTGCTGGTGCGCAAACCCGAAACCTATGACGTTGTCGTTGCTACAAATTTTTACGGCGACATCCTGTCTGACCTGGCATCGGAATTATCGGGATCACTTGGGCTTGCCGGTTCCATCAACGCCAATGCCGAGACGGGTTTGTGCTGCGCACAGGCCCAGCACGGATCTGCTCCGGACATTGCCGGACAAAACATTGCCAATCCGACTTCCCTGATCCTGTCGGCAGCGATGATGCTCACGTGGCTTGGTGAGCAACGCAGGGAGCCGAAACTCATGCATGCCGGCCAGGCGATTGCCGATGCCGTTGATGCGGTGATCGATGACCCGGCCAATCGCACGCGAGACCTGGGCGGTACAATCAACACGGACTCTTTCGGACGTCTTGTCGCCGAAACCGTGAGCAGCCGGGCACAGGCAGCCTGA
- a CDS encoding tripartite tricarboxylate transporter substrate binding protein — translation MSRTVVDILRKYELYPGNIVVENREGGSGAVGFSYVAGKSGDPYRLTSTSGNFIGTPLVADTDWTYADFTPIGLLASDAMLLVVRADSDFGDVDAFVDAAKAGRVTIAGSGSAGPERVTASLFAQSAGIEFEYVPIGSGGELVTALTSGSVDAVVANPSEAAGQLDAGTLKALAFSDSARSTNNPDVPTFMELGYDFSFSLPRGVVMPNGLDAAAQEWWISTLKEVIETPEWQEYLAKNGMSGNPIWGEDFATYLAATSAQYRDTLVKIGAIQE, via the coding sequence ATGTCCCGAACCGTCGTAGACATTCTGCGCAAATACGAGCTCTACCCCGGCAACATCGTGGTTGAGAATCGGGAAGGGGGAAGCGGCGCTGTAGGTTTCAGCTATGTTGCCGGCAAATCGGGTGACCCCTATCGGTTGACGTCAACCAGCGGCAACTTCATTGGTACGCCTCTGGTGGCCGACACGGACTGGACCTACGCGGATTTCACGCCGATTGGCCTTCTGGCGAGTGACGCGATGCTGCTCGTGGTCCGCGCCGACTCCGACTTTGGCGATGTTGATGCATTCGTGGACGCCGCAAAGGCGGGGCGCGTTACGATCGCCGGCAGTGGGTCAGCAGGTCCGGAACGTGTGACGGCCTCGCTGTTTGCGCAGTCCGCGGGTATCGAATTCGAATATGTACCGATCGGTTCCGGTGGCGAATTGGTGACGGCGTTGACGTCGGGCAGTGTCGATGCGGTCGTTGCAAATCCATCCGAAGCTGCCGGTCAGCTTGACGCAGGCACACTGAAAGCACTCGCATTTTCCGATTCAGCGCGAAGCACCAACAATCCGGATGTCCCGACGTTCATGGAGCTTGGCTATGACTTCAGCTTCTCTCTCCCGCGTGGTGTCGTGATGCCGAACGGTCTCGATGCTGCCGCGCAGGAGTGGTGGATTTCCACGCTCAAGGAAGTGATTGAGACGCCGGAGTGGCAGGAATACCTGGCCAAAAACGGCATGTCGGGCAACCCGATCTGGGGCGAAGACTTCGCGACTTACCTTGCTGCAACGAGTGCGCAGTACCGCGACACGCTGGTGAAGATCGGCGCAATCCAGGAATAA
- a CDS encoding tripartite tricarboxylate transporter TctB family protein — MKKWFAAGLLILSVAYTAHGLSTLTLVTSSGRPAAGFFPLLIGLLMMISCAVNLLGDWREESAQRRSGIVPRHQADPEAEAKADALGVDAHGIDGGQDYGRDVLIVFLYICGFVAIMKPIGAFLAMVLFMLAFLFTFNRAHVLSNLIYSVALPGFLYGLFKVLLNASLPISPFGF; from the coding sequence ATGAAAAAGTGGTTCGCCGCAGGGCTGCTCATATTGTCTGTGGCTTATACAGCCCATGGGTTGAGCACACTGACGCTCGTCACCTCTTCGGGACGGCCTGCAGCCGGTTTCTTCCCTCTTTTGATCGGCTTGCTGATGATGATTTCGTGTGCGGTCAATCTGTTGGGGGATTGGCGCGAAGAGAGCGCGCAGCGAAGATCCGGGATCGTGCCGCGGCACCAGGCCGATCCTGAAGCAGAGGCAAAGGCGGATGCCCTCGGCGTTGATGCGCATGGCATCGACGGCGGGCAGGATTACGGTCGCGACGTGTTGATCGTCTTTCTCTACATCTGCGGCTTTGTCGCGATCATGAAGCCCATTGGCGCATTCCTCGCCATGGTTCTGTTCATGCTGGCCTTCCTCTTCACGTTCAACCGGGCTCACGTTTTGAGCAACCTGATCTACAGCGTCGCCCTCCCCGGGTTCTTGTACGGGCTGTTCAAGGTTCTGCTGAACGCGTCCCTTCCAATCAGTCCGTTTGGTTTTTAA